Proteins encoded within one genomic window of Streptomyces sp. NBC_01314:
- a CDS encoding sigma-70 family RNA polymerase sigma factor, whose product MITPVLPASRDKRREVDKDGAVASFDKSTTAWALAARAGDPAAVDRFVRALHPDVVRYVARLSSDPQAADDLAQDTFLRALGSLHRFEGRSSARVWLLSIARRAVIDSYRYAAARPRLCVTDDWRAMVERAQPSGLPGFDDGIALLDLLDGLPDQRREAFILTQLMGLPYAEAAEASGCPVGTVRSRVARARATLIELLADAEATAEATPPAA is encoded by the coding sequence GTGATCACTCCTGTTCTGCCTGCCTCACGCGACAAACGCAGAGAGGTGGACAAAGACGGTGCGGTGGCGTCGTTCGACAAGTCGACGACCGCTTGGGCGCTCGCCGCCCGCGCCGGCGACCCGGCCGCCGTCGACCGTTTCGTACGGGCCCTGCACCCCGACGTCGTCCGCTATGTCGCGCGGCTGTCCTCCGACCCGCAGGCCGCCGATGACCTGGCCCAGGACACGTTCCTGCGGGCGCTCGGCAGCCTGCACCGGTTCGAGGGGCGTTCCTCCGCGCGGGTGTGGCTGCTGTCCATCGCACGCCGCGCGGTGATCGACAGCTACCGGTACGCCGCCGCCCGGCCACGCCTGTGCGTCACGGACGACTGGAGAGCGATGGTCGAACGCGCCCAGCCGAGCGGCCTGCCCGGCTTCGACGACGGCATCGCCCTGCTCGACCTGCTGGACGGGCTGCCCGACCAGCGCCGTGAAGCGTTCATTCTCACCCAGTTGATGGGGCTGCCCTACGCGGAGGCGGCCGAGGCCAGTGGCTGCCCCGTCGGAACGGTCCGCTCGCGCGTGGCCCGTGCCAGGGCGACGCTCATCGAACTGCTGGCCGACGCCGAGGCGACGGCCGAGGCGACCCCGCCGGCCGCGTGA
- a CDS encoding GlxA family transcriptional regulator, with protein MQDDARKSEVAVNSPDHTSGQQPHLVLILLFDGVQSLSFSGPADVFAAAGDMTSETCRYEVRTASLDGGPVHASGGLTVQPDHGTKDVGKAGTLIVPGTDGIPDLDRAMVAAVGSLARRAQRVASVGTGAFLLADAGLLDGRRAATHWEFADELARRFPAVEADVRDTVVRDGRITTSGGAASGLELAIALVEDDLGRETAQQVARFLVTYHRGPGGQLQFVEPLDPDARSPVLRAVQRRILDDPADDLSIRSLSHRAGFSERHFTRLFRAQVGMSAREYVERARVAAASRLLTETPRSPESIARETGFGTQATMLRSFHRVLRISPLDYRERFS; from the coding sequence GTGCAGGATGACGCGCGTAAGAGCGAGGTCGCAGTGAACAGTCCGGACCATACGAGCGGCCAGCAGCCCCACCTGGTGCTCATCCTGCTCTTCGACGGGGTCCAGAGCCTCAGCTTCTCAGGGCCCGCCGATGTCTTCGCCGCGGCCGGCGACATGACCTCGGAGACCTGCCGGTACGAGGTGAGGACAGCCTCCCTGGACGGTGGTCCCGTCCACGCGTCCGGCGGACTCACCGTCCAACCGGACCACGGCACGAAGGACGTGGGCAAAGCCGGCACGCTGATCGTGCCGGGCACGGACGGCATCCCAGACCTCGATCGGGCGATGGTCGCCGCGGTGGGTTCCTTGGCCCGGCGGGCCCAGCGCGTGGCTTCGGTGGGCACCGGCGCCTTCCTCCTGGCCGATGCCGGACTTCTCGACGGCCGCAGGGCGGCCACGCACTGGGAGTTCGCGGACGAACTCGCCCGTCGTTTCCCGGCTGTCGAGGCCGACGTACGGGACACGGTGGTACGGGACGGTCGCATCACGACCTCCGGGGGCGCAGCCTCCGGCCTCGAGCTGGCGATCGCTCTAGTGGAGGACGACCTGGGCCGCGAGACCGCCCAGCAGGTCGCCCGGTTTCTCGTCACGTACCACCGCGGGCCGGGCGGTCAGCTCCAGTTCGTCGAACCGCTCGACCCCGACGCGCGCAGCCCGGTACTGCGCGCGGTGCAGCGGCGGATCCTCGACGACCCGGCCGACGACCTGTCGATCCGCTCCCTGTCCCACCGGGCAGGCTTCTCCGAGCGCCACTTCACCCGCCTGTTCCGCGCCCAGGTCGGCATGTCGGCGCGCGAGTACGTCGAACGGGCCCGGGTGGCAGCCGCCTCCCGCCTCCTCACTGAGACGCCCCGCAGCCCAGAGTCCATCGCTCGCGAGACAGGGTTCGGGACACAGGCCACGATGCTCAGGTCGTTCCACCGGGTCCTGCGTATCTCGCCCCTCGACTACCGGGAACGCTTCTCGTGA
- a CDS encoding winged helix-turn-helix transcriptional regulator: protein MPQLPSFSVMTATCPSRTSLARIANKWTAMVVIALSADRMRFRDLRATVDGISAKVLTETLRDLERDGLVTRHMYAEVPPRVEYELTSLGRTLHAPLHALGLWAEEHMTEVFAARDSFDARQ from the coding sequence ATGCCACAGCTTCCGTCCTTCAGTGTCATGACGGCGACCTGCCCGTCCCGCACCTCACTTGCTCGCATCGCCAACAAGTGGACGGCCATGGTGGTCATCGCCCTCAGTGCCGACCGCATGCGGTTCCGCGACCTGCGGGCCACCGTCGACGGAATCAGCGCCAAGGTCCTCACCGAGACCCTCCGAGACCTGGAACGGGACGGGCTCGTCACCCGCCACATGTACGCCGAGGTACCACCCAGGGTCGAATACGAACTGACCTCCCTGGGGCGCACCCTGCACGCCCCGCTTCACGCACTGGGCCTCTGGGCCGAGGAACACATGACCGAAGTGTTCGCGGCCCGCGACAGCTTCGACGCCCGCCAGTGA
- a CDS encoding MFS transporter has translation MDEAVRRRRQALFLVFLLAGISMSSWVTRTPAIRDQLDVSTAQMGLVLFGLSLGSMLGISSSGRLVSRYGTRPVIVWGTWLLLAGMVTICWGSFAASVPLVTVGLGAFGAGMGVGDVAVNVDGADVERISGVTTLPALHGFFSLGTVCGAGAGMAATAAGVPVYWHLAAAVAASVGLLLHAVRAIPAGTGRTGPAKHREDDGGVRHPAVWKDGRLLLIGAIVLAMALAEGSANDWLPLLMVDGHGMGATAGSLVYTGFAAAMTVGRFTGTFFLDRYGRITVVRVSAASGALGLLLVVVSDSPVVAGAAVLFWGLGASLGFPLALSAAGESGPDETARVSLVAVIGYVAFLVGPPGLGFLGEHIGLRPAMLVVLACVACAAFLAPAVDTSRRGAGTASAPHADTEPTRPGRPGRPVP, from the coding sequence ATGGACGAGGCCGTGCGCCGGCGCCGACAGGCACTGTTCCTGGTCTTCCTGCTCGCCGGCATCTCGATGTCGTCGTGGGTGACACGCACACCCGCGATCAGGGACCAGCTGGATGTCTCCACCGCGCAGATGGGGCTGGTGCTGTTCGGGCTCTCGCTCGGCTCGATGCTGGGGATCAGTTCTTCGGGGCGGCTGGTGTCCAGGTACGGGACGCGTCCCGTGATCGTCTGGGGGACATGGCTGCTGCTGGCCGGGATGGTCACGATCTGCTGGGGCAGCTTCGCCGCGTCGGTACCGCTGGTGACCGTGGGCCTGGGCGCCTTCGGCGCCGGCATGGGCGTCGGTGACGTGGCGGTGAACGTCGACGGCGCGGACGTCGAGCGGATCAGCGGGGTGACCACCCTGCCCGCGTTGCACGGCTTCTTCAGCCTGGGAACGGTGTGCGGAGCCGGTGCGGGGATGGCTGCGACGGCGGCCGGGGTCCCGGTGTACTGGCATCTCGCGGCGGCCGTCGCGGCGTCCGTCGGCCTTCTGCTCCACGCGGTGCGCGCCATACCGGCGGGCACCGGCCGCACCGGCCCCGCCAAGCACCGGGAAGACGACGGCGGGGTGCGGCACCCGGCGGTGTGGAAGGACGGCAGGCTCCTCCTCATCGGCGCGATCGTGCTGGCCATGGCGTTGGCCGAGGGCTCGGCCAACGACTGGCTGCCCCTGCTCATGGTCGACGGACACGGAATGGGCGCCACAGCGGGCTCCCTCGTCTACACCGGATTCGCCGCCGCGATGACGGTGGGCCGCTTCACCGGCACGTTCTTCCTGGATCGCTATGGCCGTATCACCGTCGTGCGCGTCAGTGCCGCCTCCGGCGCACTCGGCCTGCTCCTCGTCGTCGTGTCGGACAGCCCCGTCGTGGCCGGCGCCGCCGTGCTGTTCTGGGGCCTCGGCGCATCACTCGGTTTCCCTCTGGCACTCTCCGCCGCCGGGGAGTCCGGCCCCGACGAGACGGCTCGGGTCAGCCTGGTCGCCGTCATCGGCTACGTCGCCTTCCTCGTCGGTCCGCCGGGGCTGGGTTTCCTCGGCGAGCACATCGGTCTGCGCCCCGCCATGCTCGTCGTCCTCGCCTGCGTCGCCTGTGCGGCCTTCCTGGCCCCCGCGGTCGACACCTCCCGCCGGGGCGCGGGCACAGCGTCCGCGCCCCATGCCGATACCGAGCCCACCCGTCCCGGCCGGCCGGGGCGCCCGGTGCCGTAA